One window of the Candidatus Methylomirabilota bacterium genome contains the following:
- a CDS encoding VOC family protein, which yields MAKAAALDHVNIKVRNAERSYRWYADLLGLHTQDIFYVPGTEKVRAVFLSCDPDHAHDIALFEVGADAAAPQKDGVGLSHVAWRMSTLDDLADMYRALQTREIPVRVVDHTVSIGVYFSDPDGNGLEVYYELPRSQWKQERPFSEAGQKGRFPGPWDEALHAPAPAAV from the coding sequence ATGGCCAAGGCCGCTGCCCTCGATCACGTCAACATCAAGGTCCGCAACGCGGAGCGCTCGTACCGCTGGTACGCCGATCTCCTCGGCCTGCACACCCAGGACATCTTCTACGTGCCGGGCACCGAGAAGGTCCGCGCGGTGTTCCTCTCGTGCGATCCGGACCACGCCCACGACATCGCGCTGTTCGAGGTGGGAGCCGACGCGGCGGCGCCGCAGAAGGACGGGGTGGGGCTGAGCCACGTGGCGTGGCGCATGTCGACGCTCGACGACCTGGCCGACATGTACCGCGCGCTGCAGACGCGTGAGATCCCGGTGCGCGTGGTGGACCACACCGTGTCCATCGGCGTGTACTTCTCCGACCCGGACGGCAACGGCCTCGAGGTGTACTACGAACTGCCGCGCAGCCAGTGGAAGCAGGAGCGGCCGTTCTCGGAGGCCGGGCAGAAGGGCCGCTTCCCCGGCCCCTGGGACGAGGCGCTGCACGCGCCCGCGCCGGCGGCGGTCTAG
- a CDS encoding VOC family protein has protein sequence MLTRVDHVMVCVPDLSRGIDAYQRVGFHIYPGGAHTGRATHNAIAFTGEEYIEVLSLRDRAAVTAGGPDESLARYLDEGGGFRVVALQSDDLTADVAAMRGRGVDVGEIRDGGRRTPAGQELRWRAAFLGGADALPIFIIQHLTPLAERRRQVPKAGDHPNGALRVERVYLAVPDVTAAARAYARILGLPVPAVHRGQVIKADMAVFDLGPTGLTVAQPAEAGPAAEALARRGPGPFQVLYRTSGMDAAVRWMTTHGLPEPTRGVRNTGEQAILVGPEHAGGAYIGFVGPA, from the coding sequence GTGCTGACCCGCGTCGATCACGTGATGGTCTGCGTTCCCGATTTGTCTCGAGGCATCGATGCCTATCAGCGCGTCGGCTTCCACATCTACCCGGGCGGCGCCCACACGGGCCGGGCCACCCACAACGCGATCGCGTTCACCGGCGAGGAGTACATCGAGGTGCTGAGCCTCCGCGATCGCGCGGCGGTGACGGCGGGCGGCCCGGACGAAAGCCTCGCGCGCTATCTGGACGAGGGCGGGGGATTCCGCGTGGTCGCGCTGCAGAGCGACGATCTGACCGCCGACGTGGCCGCGATGCGCGGACGCGGCGTGGACGTGGGCGAGATCCGCGACGGCGGTCGGCGTACCCCGGCCGGCCAGGAGCTCCGCTGGCGGGCCGCGTTCCTGGGCGGCGCCGACGCGCTGCCGATCTTCATCATCCAGCACCTGACCCCGCTCGCGGAGCGCCGGCGGCAGGTGCCGAAGGCGGGCGACCATCCCAACGGGGCCCTCCGGGTCGAGCGCGTGTACCTCGCGGTGCCCGACGTGACGGCGGCCGCGCGGGCCTACGCCCGGATCCTCGGCCTGCCGGTGCCGGCGGTCCACCGGGGTCAGGTCATCAAGGCCGATATGGCGGTGTTCGACCTGGGGCCGACCGGCCTCACGGTGGCCCAGCCCGCCGAGGCCGGGCCGGCCGCCGAGGCCCTGGCCCGACGGGGGCCCGGACCGTTCCAGGTCCTCTACCGCACCAGCGGCATGGACGCGGCGGTGCGCTGGATGACGACCCACGGTCTGCCCGAGCCCACGCGGGGCGTGCGGAACACCGGCGAACAGGCGATACTGGTCGGGCCGGAGCACGCCGGCGGCGCCTACATCGGGTTCGTCGGGCCGGCCTGA
- a CDS encoding HlyD family efflux transporter periplasmic adaptor subunit, producing MSAPVSPAQHRRRAVVAAVALVVLALLGYGAWRFFLAGSRLPAGVIGVSGRIEGDDAAVGAKISGRIREITVREGDRVEAGQVIAVLDDAQIRAREQQSEAAVRQAQARVRLSQHQITVLREQLRQSEMSVGQSRTDAEGRVHEAEARLAAAEAQLAQAEASHAQAKWERDAYAKLVQQGAVAEQDALQKRYGEEAQAAVVRANRRQVEAARGALTTAKANLTNPEIRSSQVAAVQGQILQAEADIAAAQADAERAQAMLDEARANRADLQVYAPFTGTIATRTAEPGEVIAAGTPIATMVNLAQVYLRAFVPGGQIGRVRIGQAARVYLDSAPRAPIDAEVIRIDPEASFTPENTYFREDRVKQVVGVKLLIRGATGFAKPGMPADGEILVDGQWPARPTHR from the coding sequence ATGAGCGCGCCGGTTTCCCCGGCGCAGCACCGCCGTCGGGCCGTCGTGGCCGCGGTCGCGCTGGTCGTCCTGGCCCTGCTGGGCTACGGCGCCTGGCGCTTCTTCCTCGCCGGCTCCCGGTTGCCGGCCGGCGTGATCGGGGTGAGCGGGCGGATCGAGGGCGACGACGCGGCGGTCGGCGCCAAGATCTCGGGGCGGATCCGCGAGATCACGGTGCGCGAGGGCGATCGGGTCGAGGCCGGGCAGGTCATCGCGGTGCTCGACGACGCGCAGATCCGCGCGCGCGAGCAGCAGTCCGAGGCCGCGGTGCGCCAGGCCCAGGCGCGGGTCCGCCTCTCCCAGCACCAGATCACGGTGCTGCGCGAGCAGCTGCGCCAGAGCGAGATGAGCGTCGGCCAGTCGCGCACCGACGCGGAGGGGCGCGTGCACGAGGCGGAGGCGCGCCTGGCCGCCGCGGAGGCGCAGCTGGCCCAGGCCGAGGCCTCGCACGCCCAGGCGAAGTGGGAGCGCGACGCCTACGCCAAGCTGGTCCAGCAGGGCGCGGTCGCCGAGCAGGACGCGCTGCAGAAGCGGTACGGCGAGGAGGCGCAGGCCGCGGTGGTGCGGGCGAACCGCCGACAGGTCGAGGCGGCCCGCGGCGCGCTCACCACTGCGAAGGCCAACCTCACCAACCCGGAGATCCGCTCATCGCAGGTGGCCGCGGTGCAGGGACAGATCCTGCAAGCCGAGGCCGACATCGCGGCCGCGCAGGCGGACGCGGAGCGGGCGCAGGCGATGCTGGACGAGGCCCGGGCGAATCGCGCGGACCTCCAGGTCTACGCGCCCTTCACCGGCACCATCGCCACGCGCACCGCCGAGCCCGGCGAGGTCATCGCGGCGGGCACCCCGATCGCGACCATGGTCAACCTGGCCCAGGTGTACCTGCGCGCCTTCGTGCCGGGCGGCCAGATCGGCCGCGTTCGGATCGGCCAGGCCGCGCGCGTGTACCTGGACTCGGCGCCGAGGGCGCCGATCGACGCCGAGGTCATCCGCATCGATCCCGAGGCGTCGTTCACGCCGGAGAACACCTACTTCCGCGAGGACCGGGTGAAGCAGGTCGTGGGGGTGAAACTGCTCATCCGCGGCGCCACCGGGTTCGCCAAGCCGGGCATGCCCGCGGACGGCGAGATCCTCGTCGACGGGCAGTGGCCCGCTCGCCCGACCCATCGATGA
- a CDS encoding TetR/AcrR family transcriptional regulator, whose protein sequence is MTTIRSSAPRRRAKRGAGRPRVPAGSREALLAAGTELFAERGFDGVSVQAIARKAGVNPAMISYHFGGKRDLYLAILAATFDEIVADVERIAASTAPAPQVLRDVMAAIGETASRRHPHFCTMMLREVLTGGARLEPALAEPVRVMAAVQRIVERGVREGSFRPVDPLLTHLSLIGSLVFFFATMHFRQRLLRDRLHRESPDGATYIAHLQELIIEGLATRGAGAGAGRAGRRS, encoded by the coding sequence ATGACCACCATCCGATCGAGCGCGCCGCGGCGGAGAGCGAAGCGGGGAGCGGGCCGGCCCCGCGTCCCCGCCGGCTCGCGCGAGGCCCTCCTCGCCGCCGGCACCGAATTGTTCGCCGAGCGCGGCTTCGACGGCGTCTCCGTCCAGGCGATCGCCCGGAAGGCGGGCGTGAACCCGGCGATGATCAGCTACCACTTCGGCGGCAAGCGCGACCTCTACCTGGCCATCCTCGCCGCCACCTTCGACGAGATCGTCGCCGACGTCGAGCGCATCGCGGCCTCGACCGCGCCGGCTCCCCAGGTGCTGCGCGACGTGATGGCGGCGATCGGCGAGACCGCGAGCCGGCGTCACCCGCACTTCTGCACCATGATGCTGCGCGAGGTGCTGACCGGCGGGGCGCGCCTGGAGCCGGCGCTGGCCGAGCCGGTCCGGGTGATGGCCGCGGTCCAGCGCATCGTGGAGCGCGGGGTGCGCGAGGGCAGCTTTCGCCCGGTGGATCCGCTGCTCACCCACTTGAGCCTGATCGGCAGCCTCGTCTTCTTCTTCGCCACCATGCACTTCCGGCAGCGCCTGTTGCGGGACCGCCTGCACCGGGAGTCGCCGGACGGTGCCACCTACATCGCGCATCTTCAAGAATTGATCATCGAGGGCCTCGCCACCCGCGGCGCCGGCGCGGGCGCGGGCCGGGCGGGGCGCCGGTCATGA
- a CDS encoding redoxin domain-containing protein, producing the protein MTTDSTPSRLSPIEPGEPAPEFSLPAINDDGTIALAEYRGRSPLFLALFVGLWCPFCRRSIAQMGTIEGRIRAAGVETLGIVASAPENARLYFKYRPTRLRLAADPEMSTHRAYGLPRPEVTPELMDQMTAIRINPSGDLPAPLPVQEAVMAIERLDGGFTPTETDQADMQRQWPQLKGQFLVDRHGIVRWANIECGGPDGLAGLGKFPTADEILAAIRALPS; encoded by the coding sequence TCAGCCTGCCGGCGATCAATGACGACGGCACCATCGCACTGGCCGAGTACCGCGGCCGGAGCCCGCTCTTCCTCGCCCTCTTCGTCGGCCTGTGGTGTCCGTTCTGTCGGCGCTCGATCGCCCAGATGGGCACCATCGAGGGCCGCATCCGCGCAGCCGGGGTGGAGACCCTCGGCATCGTGGCGAGCGCGCCCGAGAACGCGCGGCTCTACTTCAAGTACCGTCCGACCCGCCTGCGGCTGGCCGCCGATCCCGAGATGTCCACGCACCGCGCCTACGGCCTGCCCCGGCCGGAGGTGACGCCCGAGCTGATGGACCAGATGACCGCGATTCGCATCAATCCGTCCGGTGACCTGCCCGCCCCGCTGCCCGTTCAGGAGGCCGTCATGGCCATCGAGCGGCTCGACGGCGGCTTCACGCCGACCGAGACCGATCAGGCGGACATGCAGCGGCAGTGGCCGCAGCTGAAAGGGCAGTTCCTGGTCGACCGGCACGGCATCGTGCGCTGGGCGAACATCGAGTGCGGCGGCCCCGACGGCCTGGCCGGCCTCGGCAAGTTCCCGACCGCGGACGAGATCCTGGCCGCCATTCGCGCCCTTCCGAGCTGA
- a CDS encoding enoyl-CoA hydratase-related protein, whose amino-acid sequence MTTGVLLLDDPLPGVRRLTLNRPEKRNALSNELRGAILTALREADADPAVKVSIMRGAGPCFSSGYDLSADNSVGQPFYSPGGPGQWARHVVESWFTIWDLAKPVIAQVHGYCLAGGSELAACCDLVYVAEDARIGYPPTRLMSPPDNQFHPWLMGLRTAMEMFLTGDAISGTEAAAKGFANRAVPAAELEGTVLGVAERVALVPTELTQINKRAVHRAMEIMGLRAAIRAGTELQALAFSTAASQAYRAQFKRDGGSVRDLLSQRDAAFGDYRERDRTS is encoded by the coding sequence ATGACCACCGGCGTGCTCCTCCTCGACGACCCGCTCCCCGGCGTCCGCCGTCTCACCCTGAACCGTCCCGAGAAGCGCAACGCGCTGAGCAACGAGCTGCGCGGCGCGATCCTCACCGCGCTCCGCGAGGCCGACGCCGATCCCGCCGTCAAGGTCTCGATCATGCGCGGGGCCGGCCCGTGCTTCTCGTCGGGCTACGACCTCTCCGCCGACAACTCGGTGGGCCAGCCCTTCTACTCGCCCGGCGGACCCGGGCAGTGGGCGCGGCACGTGGTGGAGAGCTGGTTCACGATCTGGGACCTCGCCAAGCCGGTCATCGCCCAGGTCCACGGCTACTGCCTGGCCGGCGGGAGCGAGCTGGCCGCGTGCTGCGATCTGGTCTACGTGGCGGAGGACGCGCGCATCGGCTACCCGCCGACCCGGCTCATGAGCCCGCCCGACAACCAGTTCCATCCCTGGCTCATGGGCCTGCGGACCGCGATGGAGATGTTCCTCACCGGCGACGCGATCAGCGGGACCGAGGCGGCGGCCAAGGGCTTCGCCAACCGCGCGGTGCCGGCGGCCGAGCTGGAGGGGACGGTGCTGGGCGTGGCCGAGCGGGTGGCGCTGGTACCCACCGAGCTGACCCAGATCAACAAGCGCGCGGTCCATCGCGCGATGGAGATCATGGGGCTGCGCGCGGCGATCCGGGCGGGAACCGAGCTACAGGCGCTGGCCTTCTCCACCGCGGCGAGCCAGGCCTATCGCGCGCAGTTCAAGCGCGACGGCGGCAGCGTCCGCGACCTGCTGAGCCAGCGCGACGCCGCCTTCGGCGACTACCGGGAGCGCGACCGGACGAGCTAG